One Maribacter cobaltidurans genomic window carries:
- a CDS encoding P-II family nitrogen regulator: MKEIKAFVKPNRIQRVIEALSDKGFKSMTLSQAEGTGAFKAKGAKPSLDFHVTDSPVVKVELVCQNEEAQSAIDIITENGKTPDPGDGIIYLSDIEDAFQIKTGESLKRYDL, from the coding sequence ATGAAAGAAATAAAAGCATTTGTTAAACCGAACAGGATACAAAGGGTCATCGAAGCCCTTAGCGATAAAGGTTTTAAAAGTATGACGCTTTCACAGGCGGAGGGTACTGGAGCATTCAAAGCAAAAGGCGCGAAGCCCTCATTGGATTTTCACGTAACCGATAGTCCGGTGGTAAAAGTGGAGCTGGTATGTCAAAATGAAGAAGCACAATCGGCAATCGATATTATTACGGAAAACGGTAAAACGCCCGACCCAGGGGACGGTATCATCTATTTATCGGATATTGAGGATGCCTTCCAGATCAAAACGGGGGAATCCTTAAAACGGTACGACCTCTGA
- a CDS encoding Fur family transcriptional regulator, with protein sequence MEKIVKKLESKGIRPTPMRLLTYKKLLQSEVAISLGELENFFEKSERSTLFRTMKTFEEKNIVHQIADGTGIMKYALCEENCGCEVGSDLHLHFHCTQCNETVCLTDRKIPQVNLPQGYMADDINLVVTGVCNKCSGNLE encoded by the coding sequence ATGGAAAAAATCGTCAAAAAATTGGAGAGCAAGGGAATACGACCCACACCGATGCGACTGTTGACCTATAAAAAGTTACTGCAAAGCGAGGTAGCCATCAGTTTGGGAGAGCTAGAGAATTTTTTCGAGAAATCGGAAAGGAGCACCCTTTTCCGGACGATGAAAACATTTGAGGAAAAAAATATTGTACATCAGATAGCGGACGGTACAGGGATTATGAAATATGCACTCTGTGAGGAAAACTGTGGATGTGAGGTGGGCAGCGACCTGCACCTACATTTTCACTGCACCCAGTGTAACGAGACCGTTTGTTTGACCGATCGTAAAATCCCACAGGTAAACCTGCCTCAAGGATATATGGCAGACGATATCAATCTGGTCGTAACGGGAGTATGCAATAAATGCAGTGGCAATTTGGAGTAG
- a CDS encoding SpoIIAA family protein: MIAIYKKDQIIYTIADQEMDADDGATLVKALNEHLKSNEQAAWYMEMEPRKKGVKKSSGERLDFSFPEETRLKKIALVGEKTWQERFTESLLPFSEAHIKYFGPEDGNMANNWLEQTSNSNSN; the protein is encoded by the coding sequence ATGATAGCAATCTATAAAAAAGACCAAATCATATATACCATCGCAGATCAAGAAATGGATGCCGATGATGGGGCGACCTTGGTCAAGGCCCTGAATGAACATTTGAAAAGCAATGAACAAGCCGCTTGGTATATGGAAATGGAGCCTCGCAAAAAAGGAGTGAAGAAAAGCAGCGGTGAGAGGTTGGATTTTTCCTTTCCCGAAGAAACACGGCTTAAGAAAATAGCCTTGGTGGGCGAAAAAACTTGGCAAGAACGGTTTACCGAATCGTTATTACCGTTTAGCGAAGCCCATATAAAATATTTCGGACCTGAAGATGGAAACATGGCCAACAACTGGCTCGAACAAACAAGCAATAGCAATAGTAACTGA
- a CDS encoding SHOCT domain-containing protein, whose protein sequence is MMDNWYFGGMHWIWWGLWIILIFWIFLIPYPTPGQKNRKDRAMEALRERYARGEIDEEEFEKRKTVLLKNKK, encoded by the coding sequence ATGATGGACAATTGGTATTTTGGGGGAATGCACTGGATATGGTGGGGGTTATGGATAATCCTCATCTTCTGGATATTTTTAATTCCCTACCCCACACCGGGACAGAAAAACAGAAAGGACAGGGCAATGGAAGCCCTGAGGGAGCGGTACGCCCGTGGCGAAATCGACGAAGAGGAGTTTGAGAAACGCAAGACGGTCTTGTTAAAGAACAAAAAATAA
- a CDS encoding AlbA family DNA-binding domain-containing protein → MQRKKIGIWLLAGFAFGLFIIQPLGLSLYLYDERGDTGNWYVLFLKTIKNTIRFGDLDQIFKNVLFGIMGSSLVFMVFLRNKIFILTKKRNDGNAIIALIKDGENQFVEFKATLRWDLRQSKVNKQLEFVIAKTIAGFMNTNGGKLLIGVDDNGNILGLNQDFETLKKPDKDGFEQYLMQLIALELGTHLCTAVNVSFYRYGENDVCYIEIAPAKTPVYLSQDGRSRFYIRTGNGTRELDLPEALVYIGKEKEQYN, encoded by the coding sequence ATGCAAAGAAAAAAAATAGGGATATGGCTTTTGGCAGGCTTTGCCTTTGGACTGTTCATCATTCAGCCCTTGGGACTATCACTTTACTTATATGATGAAAGAGGAGATACTGGTAACTGGTACGTACTTTTTTTAAAAACCATTAAAAACACGATACGCTTTGGTGATTTAGACCAAATATTCAAAAATGTTTTGTTCGGGATTATGGGCAGCAGCCTTGTCTTTATGGTTTTTCTAAGAAATAAAATTTTCATTTTAACAAAGAAAAGGAATGACGGCAATGCAATTATAGCGCTTATCAAAGATGGCGAAAATCAGTTTGTGGAATTCAAGGCTACCCTGAGGTGGGATTTACGTCAATCCAAAGTGAATAAACAGTTGGAATTTGTTATTGCCAAGACCATTGCGGGCTTTATGAACACCAACGGTGGTAAATTGCTTATAGGAGTAGATGATAACGGCAACATCCTTGGTTTAAATCAGGATTTTGAAACTTTGAAAAAACCTGATAAAGATGGTTTTGAGCAATACTTGATGCAGTTGATAGCCCTAGAATTGGGCACCCATTTATGTACGGCTGTAAATGTATCTTTTTACAGATATGGAGAAAATGACGTGTGCTACATAGAAATAGCCCCGGCCAAAACACCGGTCTATCTAAGTCAGGACGGGAGGTCACGGTTTTATATTAGAACGGGCAACGGAACGCGCGAACTCGATTTGCCCGAAGCCTTGGTATATATAGGTAAGGAAAAGGAACAGTACAATTAA
- a CDS encoding SpoIIAA family protein, translated as MLQITDIKSENVVATIASGKLSQHDLEKIHPLIHSILEKGLKVRWYFEMNDFQGWHIEGLWKDFTKDVEHEKEYEKIALVGEKKWRKWATQFMKPFCNAEIKYFGPDQKQEAKIWIESN; from the coding sequence ATGTTGCAGATTACAGACATAAAGAGCGAAAATGTGGTTGCCACAATTGCTAGCGGTAAACTCAGCCAGCATGATCTTGAAAAAATACACCCGCTTATCCATAGTATTCTTGAAAAAGGATTAAAGGTTCGGTGGTATTTTGAGATGAACGATTTTCAAGGGTGGCACATAGAAGGGCTATGGAAAGATTTCACTAAAGATGTTGAACACGAAAAGGAGTATGAAAAAATAGCATTGGTCGGCGAAAAAAAGTGGCGAAAGTGGGCCACCCAATTTATGAAACCGTTTTGCAATGCCGAAATCAAATATTTTGGTCCAGACCAAAAACAGGAAGCCAAAATATGGATTGAAAGTAACTGA
- a CDS encoding zinc-ribbon domain-containing protein yields MIRCTACGEKNEESAAFCKKCGSPLGKFKCSNCNESVPVEAKFCPNCGTEVKQ; encoded by the coding sequence ATGATTCGTTGCACGGCCTGTGGTGAGAAAAATGAAGAGAGCGCAGCCTTTTGTAAAAAGTGCGGTTCACCTTTAGGCAAGTTTAAGTGTAGCAACTGTAACGAGAGTGTGCCGGTCGAGGCAAAATTTTGCCCTAATTGCGGTACTGAAGTAAAACAATAG
- a CDS encoding bestrophin family protein, protein MLLNKRISIWSFLKYIKYDIIFIVFYAITMGILDQFGFLSKISIPIAVTGVFGTAVALLLGFRTNQAYERWWEARIIWGAIVNDSRTLVRQGITFYDRQDSQYEFRIKEIVLRQIVWCYALGESLRKVDFSPKVASYLKIQDINDQNVPNAILLKHSEALSEARNDKAINKFQQVQIDSTVARLCDSMGKCERIKNTVFPKAHSLLIHLIIYVFATMLPFGLSDNYLSVEIGLTIAIPIIFIAIEKTSILMQDPFENNPMDTPMTDLAQTIEINLKQMTGDEDIPQKKKPETYYVL, encoded by the coding sequence ATGCTCTTAAACAAACGGATATCCATCTGGTCCTTTCTTAAATACATTAAATATGACATTATATTTATTGTGTTTTATGCCATAACTATGGGTATTTTAGACCAATTCGGTTTTCTAAGTAAAATTTCGATACCTATAGCCGTTACAGGGGTTTTCGGGACTGCTGTGGCACTACTGTTAGGTTTCAGAACCAATCAAGCCTATGAACGCTGGTGGGAAGCCCGTATTATTTGGGGCGCCATTGTCAACGACTCTCGTACTTTGGTACGACAGGGCATAACCTTTTATGACCGACAGGATAGTCAGTATGAATTTAGGATTAAAGAAATAGTTTTACGACAAATTGTGTGGTGCTATGCACTGGGTGAGTCCTTAAGGAAAGTGGACTTTTCCCCTAAGGTAGCTAGCTATTTAAAAATTCAGGACATTAATGACCAAAATGTTCCCAATGCTATTCTATTAAAACATTCTGAAGCCTTATCAGAAGCCCGCAACGATAAGGCAATCAATAAATTCCAACAGGTACAAATTGACAGTACTGTTGCGCGTCTTTGCGATTCAATGGGCAAATGCGAAAGGATTAAAAACACGGTATTCCCCAAGGCACATAGCCTGTTGATCCACCTCATCATTTATGTTTTTGCCACAATGCTTCCGTTTGGTTTGTCCGATAATTACCTCTCTGTGGAAATTGGCCTTACCATCGCTATCCCTATCATCTTTATAGCCATTGAGAAAACATCAATTTTAATGCAGGATCCCTTTGAAAACAACCCAATGGACACACCAATGACCGATTTGGCCCAAACTATAGAAATCAATTTAAAGCAGATGACAGGTGATGAGGACATCCCACAGAAAAAGAAACCTGAAACATATTACGTTTTATAA
- a CDS encoding SpoIIAA family protein, translating to MLQILNLKQENLVAAKISGKLTEKDMEKMHPLIHQIIEKGHKVDFYFEMEDFEGYTLKGFWEDLKIDSAHLGDYGKMAFVGNKKWQEWAAKATDFFIKSEVKFFDIKNKEQAMTWVSTKG from the coding sequence ATGTTACAGATCTTAAATTTAAAGCAAGAGAACCTTGTTGCCGCTAAAATCAGCGGAAAACTTACGGAAAAGGATATGGAAAAGATGCATCCGCTCATCCACCAAATCATTGAAAAAGGCCATAAAGTGGATTTCTATTTTGAAATGGAAGATTTTGAAGGCTATACCCTTAAAGGCTTTTGGGAAGACCTAAAGATTGATTCGGCACACTTGGGAGATTATGGCAAGATGGCTTTTGTGGGCAACAAAAAATGGCAGGAATGGGCCGCGAAGGCAACTGATTTTTTCATAAAGTCTGAAGTTAAATTTTTTGATATTAAAAATAAAGAGCAGGCAATGACCTGGGTCTCAACAAAAGGATGA
- a CDS encoding heavy metal translocating P-type ATPase: MKKKKLQLRELKGKQSTVISASEKKLKTYLPAIFSFVMLIVGIAIDYFDAFPFFKGWVRIVWYTVAYIPVGFPVIKEGWESIKNGDFFTEFFLMSIATLGAFAIGEYPEGVAVMLFYAVGELFQNAAVNRAKGNIRALLDARPDEALVYRNGDFVSVNPETVNIGEKIQVRVGEKIPLDGKLLSNKASLNTAAITGESKPDTITQNEKVFAGSINLDGVIEVETTKKFKDSSIARILEMVQNATARKSKTELFIRKFARIYTPIVVFLAIGLTLLPYFFVDEYVFRDWLYRALIFLVISCPCALVISIPLGYFGGLGAASRNGILFKGASFLDAMTKVNTVVIDKTGTVTKGVFKIKEVINTSAFAEVEFMKYLMAMEEQSTHPIAKAILEYKADGTDFKASEVSEVAGKGLKGTVNHKQVLVGNKALMTSNSVDVPPETDVIVESIVMVAIDGKFAGYVTIADELKEDAHHTIQQIREAGIAKIIMLSGDKDSITQQVAKELNIDWAKGGLLPEDKLNEVEKLKEQPESTVAFMGDGINDAPVLAASDVGIAMGGLGSDVAIETADVIIQTDQPSRMARGIQIGRSTRRIVWQNIGLAFGVKGIFLILGAIGLATMWEAVFADVGVSFVAILNAIRLQKMNWK; this comes from the coding sequence ATGAAAAAGAAAAAACTACAGCTACGGGAGCTAAAAGGGAAACAGTCCACTGTAATTTCAGCAAGCGAAAAAAAGCTCAAAACCTATTTACCGGCAATTTTCAGCTTTGTGATGCTCATAGTTGGTATTGCCATTGACTATTTCGATGCCTTTCCTTTCTTTAAGGGATGGGTCAGGATTGTGTGGTACACGGTGGCTTACATCCCTGTTGGCTTTCCAGTCATCAAGGAGGGATGGGAAAGTATTAAAAATGGCGATTTCTTTACAGAATTTTTCCTGATGTCCATCGCAACCTTGGGAGCATTTGCCATAGGCGAATATCCAGAGGGTGTTGCCGTGATGTTGTTCTATGCCGTGGGCGAACTGTTCCAAAACGCTGCCGTAAACCGTGCCAAAGGAAACATCAGGGCGCTTCTGGATGCACGACCGGACGAGGCATTGGTCTATCGTAATGGGGACTTCGTTTCCGTCAATCCCGAAACGGTCAATATTGGCGAGAAGATACAGGTACGGGTGGGCGAAAAAATCCCGTTGGATGGCAAACTGTTATCAAATAAAGCATCGCTCAATACAGCTGCCATTACTGGCGAAAGCAAACCCGACACCATAACACAGAACGAAAAAGTCTTTGCGGGAAGCATCAATCTCGACGGTGTCATCGAAGTAGAAACCACCAAGAAATTCAAGGACAGTTCTATCGCCCGTATTCTGGAGATGGTACAGAATGCCACGGCCCGGAAATCAAAGACCGAATTATTTATCAGGAAGTTTGCACGGATTTATACGCCCATCGTGGTTTTCCTTGCTATCGGACTCACTTTGTTACCATACTTTTTTGTCGATGAATATGTGTTTAGGGATTGGCTATACCGAGCTTTAATTTTCTTGGTGATTTCCTGCCCTTGTGCCTTGGTCATTTCCATTCCACTGGGCTATTTCGGCGGTCTGGGTGCGGCATCGCGCAACGGAATCCTGTTCAAAGGTGCATCCTTTCTCGATGCAATGACCAAAGTGAATACTGTGGTGATTGACAAAACCGGAACCGTTACCAAAGGGGTCTTTAAGATTAAGGAAGTGATAAATACATCCGCTTTTGCGGAAGTGGAATTTATGAAATACCTGATGGCGATGGAAGAACAATCTACTCACCCCATTGCAAAGGCAATTCTGGAATACAAGGCGGACGGTACTGATTTTAAGGCATCCGAAGTTTCTGAAGTTGCCGGTAAGGGATTAAAGGGCACAGTCAACCATAAGCAGGTCTTGGTCGGCAACAAAGCATTGATGACTTCCAATAGTGTTGATGTTCCCCCTGAAACCGATGTGATAGTCGAATCTATAGTGATGGTCGCCATCGATGGAAAATTCGCAGGCTATGTGACCATTGCCGATGAACTTAAGGAAGACGCACATCACACCATTCAACAGATTCGGGAGGCCGGAATAGCTAAAATCATAATGCTCTCAGGAGACAAGGATTCCATAACCCAACAAGTTGCCAAGGAACTGAATATTGATTGGGCCAAAGGCGGCTTGCTACCCGAAGATAAGCTCAACGAGGTCGAAAAGCTCAAGGAACAACCTGAATCCACGGTAGCATTTATGGGCGACGGCATCAACGATGCACCCGTGCTTGCAGCCAGTGATGTGGGTATTGCAATGGGTGGTTTGGGCAGCGATGTGGCCATAGAGACCGCAGACGTTATCATCCAGACCGACCAGCCGAGCAGGATGGCCCGAGGAATCCAAATTGGACGCTCAACACGCCGTATCGTATGGCAAAATATTGGTCTTGCTTTTGGGGTAAAAGGGATTTTTCTCATTTTGGGTGCCATCGGTTTGGCTACGATGTGGGAGGCTGTGTTTGCCGATGTAGGTGTTTCGTTCGTTGCCATTCTCAATGCAATACGTTTGCAAAAAATGAATTGGAAATAG
- a CDS encoding heavy metal translocating P-type ATPase: MKDKEKHSKDDGHNHDHGGIFGKNTELYFAILSGVTLITGFLLEKYTGISANIPFGLYIAAYFFGGYFTLKEAITKVSKGAFEIDFLMLVAAAGAAYLGEWAEGALLLFLFSLGHALENYAMGKAKKSIAALTDLAPKTALLKKDDDTVEVGIEELQVGDIIVVRPNSKISADGVIVKGNSSVDQAPITGESVPVDKTPIENPDKEYNSKSDIPNENRVFSGTINGNNTLEIKVIKEAKDSTLNRLVTMVQEAQDQKSPTQLLTDKFERYYVPAVIILVVALNFAFLVIDEPWSESLYRSLAVLVAASPCALAISTPSAVLSGVARAARGGVLIKGGRPLEDLGVLTALAFDKTGTLTEGKPKLTDVESFGSIDKKELLEIAIAVEELSDHPLAKAVVRDGMERLGKDTKIPDADDLEAVQGKGIKANYQGNSIYIGNLELFEDIDKGVPDDVSEKVRALEGEGKTTMLIKMGNEFIGMLGLMDTPREKAKETLAQLKEIGIKKMIMLTGDNQKVADAVAEEIGLTEARGSLLPEEKVEAIKKLAEQENKLAMIGDGVNDAPAMANSTVGIAMGAAGSDVALETADIALMADKLETLPFAIGLSRKAKAIIKQNLWVSLGVVALLIPATIMSWASIGIAVAIHEGSTLVVVVNALRLLAYKK, encoded by the coding sequence ATGAAAGACAAGGAAAAACATAGCAAAGACGATGGCCACAATCACGACCACGGCGGCATCTTCGGCAAAAACACGGAGCTCTATTTTGCAATTTTAAGTGGGGTCACACTAATTACAGGTTTTCTGTTGGAAAAGTATACAGGGATTTCAGCCAACATCCCTTTTGGACTCTATATTGCAGCCTACTTTTTTGGAGGTTATTTTACCCTAAAGGAGGCCATTACCAAAGTGTCCAAAGGCGCATTTGAAATCGATTTCCTGATGCTGGTCGCGGCTGCGGGGGCGGCCTATCTGGGCGAATGGGCAGAAGGTGCCTTGTTGCTTTTCCTTTTTAGTCTGGGTCACGCATTGGAAAACTATGCAATGGGCAAGGCAAAAAAGTCCATTGCGGCACTGACCGACCTCGCCCCAAAAACAGCCCTTCTCAAGAAAGATGACGATACCGTTGAAGTGGGTATTGAAGAACTACAGGTGGGCGACATCATCGTGGTGCGCCCCAACAGCAAGATATCCGCCGATGGTGTAATTGTAAAAGGTAACAGTAGTGTTGACCAGGCACCCATTACCGGGGAAAGCGTTCCGGTGGACAAAACACCAATAGAAAATCCGGACAAAGAGTATAACTCAAAAAGCGATATTCCCAATGAGAACCGTGTATTTTCAGGAACCATCAATGGTAACAATACCCTTGAAATAAAGGTAATCAAAGAGGCAAAAGATTCTACCCTCAACCGCTTGGTTACAATGGTTCAGGAGGCTCAAGACCAGAAATCGCCCACCCAGTTGTTGACCGACAAGTTTGAGCGGTACTATGTGCCAGCGGTCATTATACTGGTCGTTGCACTGAATTTTGCTTTTTTGGTCATCGATGAACCGTGGAGCGAAAGCCTATACCGTTCCCTGGCGGTACTTGTGGCAGCCAGTCCTTGTGCCCTGGCTATATCTACGCCATCTGCTGTATTGAGTGGTGTGGCAAGGGCTGCGCGTGGCGGGGTTTTGATAAAAGGCGGTCGCCCATTGGAAGATTTAGGGGTGCTTACCGCATTGGCCTTTGACAAGACAGGAACGCTTACCGAAGGAAAACCAAAGCTGACCGACGTCGAAAGCTTTGGCAGCATAGATAAAAAGGAACTGTTGGAAATTGCTATTGCGGTTGAGGAACTGAGCGACCACCCCCTGGCAAAGGCAGTTGTACGGGACGGAATGGAACGGCTCGGGAAAGACACCAAGATTCCGGATGCCGATGATTTGGAGGCCGTACAAGGCAAGGGCATAAAGGCAAACTATCAAGGCAATTCCATTTACATTGGTAACCTGGAACTCTTCGAGGACATTGATAAGGGCGTACCCGACGATGTATCAGAAAAGGTAAGAGCGCTTGAAGGGGAAGGAAAGACCACGATGCTAATAAAAATGGGCAATGAATTTATAGGGATGCTGGGGCTGATGGACACGCCACGGGAAAAAGCCAAGGAAACCCTTGCCCAACTAAAGGAAATAGGCATCAAGAAAATGATAATGCTTACGGGCGACAACCAGAAAGTGGCAGATGCCGTAGCCGAGGAAATTGGGTTGACCGAAGCTCGCGGAAGTCTGCTTCCCGAAGAAAAAGTGGAGGCCATCAAAAAACTTGCGGAACAGGAAAATAAACTGGCAATGATAGGTGATGGGGTCAATGATGCCCCTGCTATGGCAAACAGTACCGTTGGTATTGCAATGGGTGCGGCGGGAAGCGACGTGGCTTTAGAAACCGCAGATATAGCACTAATGGCAGACAAACTGGAAACCTTGCCTTTTGCCATCGGTTTGAGCAGAAAAGCGAAGGCGATAATCAAGCAAAACTTATGGGTTAGCTTGGGGGTTGTTGCCCTTTTAATTCCTGCGACAATCATGAGTTGGGCAAGTATAGGGATAGCCGTGGCCATTCACGAGGGCTCTACGTTGGTAGTGGTGGTCAATGCATTGCGCTTGCTCGCCTATAAAAAATAA
- a CDS encoding Fur family transcriptional regulator, with protein MTKTEKILSSHGIRPTQMRSKIYRYLRRKQSAVSFSDLKKVFAEKSETNKTANRTTFYRNLKIFEDKGLIHQINDGTGVAKFAISGENAKGEYGSDLHLHFHCTECKKTICLPNKIPEESLPADYKINDVNLVLKGICVKCKKK; from the coding sequence ATGACCAAAACGGAAAAAATATTGTCAAGTCACGGTATTCGCCCTACTCAAATGAGGTCCAAGATATACAGGTATCTGAGAAGGAAGCAAAGTGCCGTGTCCTTTTCCGATTTGAAAAAGGTCTTTGCTGAAAAGAGCGAAACCAATAAGACAGCAAACAGAACGACCTTTTATCGCAACCTCAAGATTTTTGAGGATAAAGGACTTATTCATCAGATAAATGATGGAACCGGAGTGGCAAAATTTGCGATTTCCGGTGAAAATGCAAAAGGTGAATACGGTTCAGATTTACATCTGCACTTTCATTGTACCGAATGTAAGAAAACAATCTGTTTGCCAAATAAAATACCGGAAGAAAGTTTACCAGCTGATTATAAAATAAACGATGTCAACCTGGTATTAAAAGGAATATGCGTGAAATGTAAGAAAAAATAA
- a CDS encoding cation transporter, producing MSTINKTTFKVSKMDCPSEEQMIRMKLESNPQIKYLDFDIPKRKLDVYHQGNAQEINVELGALKLGEKLLGTEKAETPIAEDETKQKKILWWVLYINFGFFVIEMTTGWISSSMGLIADSLDMLADSIVYALSLFAVGGAIALKKKVAKFSGYFQMALALLGFSEVLRRFLSSSETPLFQWMIIVSIFALIGNLVSLWLINKAKSKEAHMQASAIFTSNDIIVNGGVILAGVLVYFLDSKWPDLVIGGIVFAFVTRGAIRILKLSK from the coding sequence ATGTCCACCATAAACAAAACCACTTTTAAGGTAAGTAAAATGGATTGCCCTTCCGAAGAACAGATGATAAGGATGAAACTGGAGTCAAATCCTCAAATCAAATATCTGGACTTTGACATTCCGAAAAGAAAATTAGATGTGTACCATCAGGGGAATGCCCAAGAAATAAACGTGGAATTGGGTGCATTAAAGCTGGGGGAAAAACTTTTGGGAACAGAAAAGGCGGAAACACCTATTGCCGAAGACGAGACCAAACAAAAGAAGATACTCTGGTGGGTTTTGTACATCAATTTTGGTTTTTTCGTTATCGAAATGACTACGGGTTGGATTTCTTCCTCGATGGGTCTAATTGCCGATTCACTGGATATGCTGGCCGATTCCATTGTGTACGCTTTGAGCCTTTTTGCCGTAGGTGGTGCCATTGCACTAAAAAAGAAAGTGGCGAAATTCAGCGGTTACTTTCAAATGGCCTTGGCCCTGCTGGGATTTTCGGAAGTCCTGAGAAGGTTTTTGAGCAGTAGTGAAACCCCTTTGTTCCAATGGATGATAATCGTTTCCATTTTCGCTCTTATAGGTAATCTCGTTTCCCTATGGCTGATAAACAAGGCCAAAAGCAAGGAAGCGCATATGCAGGCAAGTGCCATCTTTACCTCAAACGACATTATTGTGAACGGCGGGGTAATACTGGCAGGGGTGCTGGTTTATTTTTTAGACAGTAAATGGCCCGATTTGGTCATAGGCGGTATTGTATTTGCCTTTGTGACGCGAGGAGCCATTAGAATTTTAAAATTGTCCAAATAA
- a CDS encoding cation diffusion facilitator family transporter: protein MERNPNAISRIGLKTTLVGILISALLALIKGLGGVFGHSYALIADAIESGADVLTSALLWAGLRWSSRPPDENHPYGHGKIEALVAVGIAIALTIAGGIIIRDSIDHILVPHKTPAPFTLFILVFVVLTKEALYRYVMKTGDEINSSAVKADAFHHRSDAITSIAAFIGISIALIGGEGFEIADDFAALIAAGIILFNAYKIARSSVRELLDEAVEPEFRNEVIRLAEAVPEVVRVERCHSRKMGTAFHIDMHIWIDGELTVTEGHDIAHKVKERLFRSYSEILDVHIHIEPSKERNVKMTEL from the coding sequence TTGGAAAGGAATCCAAATGCCATATCCCGAATAGGACTCAAAACTACCCTCGTAGGTATTTTGATCAGTGCATTATTGGCATTGATCAAAGGTTTGGGCGGGGTGTTCGGGCATTCTTATGCCCTTATTGCCGATGCGATCGAATCCGGGGCGGATGTGCTGACATCCGCACTATTATGGGCCGGGTTGAGATGGTCGTCAAGGCCACCGGATGAAAACCATCCCTACGGGCACGGTAAGATAGAGGCCCTGGTGGCGGTGGGTATTGCCATAGCCCTAACCATTGCAGGTGGTATAATCATAAGGGACAGCATCGACCATATTCTGGTACCCCACAAAACTCCTGCACCCTTCACACTCTTCATACTGGTATTTGTTGTCCTCACGAAAGAGGCGTTGTATCGCTATGTCATGAAAACAGGTGATGAAATCAATAGTTCGGCCGTCAAGGCCGATGCATTTCACCATAGGAGTGATGCCATTACGTCGATAGCCGCTTTTATAGGGATTTCCATAGCATTGATCGGTGGCGAAGGGTTTGAGATAGCGGATGATTTCGCGGCACTCATTGCAGCGGGCATTATTCTGTTCAATGCCTATAAAATAGCTAGGTCATCGGTAAGGGAGTTGCTGGACGAAGCTGTTGAGCCCGAATTTCGAAATGAGGTTATCCGACTGGCCGAAGCCGTTCCTGAAGTGGTAAGGGTAGAGCGCTGCCATTCCCGAAAGATGGGAACGGCCTTTCATATCGATATGCATATTTGGATCGATGGGGAATTAACTGTGACCGAGGGCCATGATATTGCACACAAAGTAAAGGAGAGATTGTTCAGGTCATATTCCGAGATACTTGACGTGCACATCCATATCGAACCTAGCAAAGAGAGAAATGTTAAAATGACAGAATTATGA